CGGGCGGCTGTGGTCCCCCAGCCTGCGACCTGGCACTCCTGCCCTGGCTGGGCGCATCGGAAGGGCAGTTGCACAGGATGCACGCTGGGTGTTAGCACGACAGGACTGCTCAGCTTCAGCATCATGAGGTCGTGTTCATCTGAGCGGTGTGGCAGGATGGGGCCTGAGCAAGGCTGGTACTTGGGGTGGAAAACGGGGGATTTCGTGGACCGAAGCTGCTCCTTTTGGAAAAGCAGCAGGTGGTCATCCCCAATTCGAGCCCTCAGTGgcctgggggagagggaggaagagtcagatAGAGAAAAAGACTTCATGAAGACAGAGCCTGCTCTCAGTCCTCGGGTCAGAGGGTCTGGAAGTGAAGTGGGGCTCCTGAGAtgagagaaatctgggagagaagcTATGGCTGGTCCCTTGGGACTGAGGCAGAAGGCTAGGGTCTGAACCCCTGCCTCTGATGAAAGAGGCTGGAGCCTGGAATCCTGAgtctgggtctgagggaggagggttgGGGACTTGAACCCCTTGGTCTGAGGGAAGAGAGTAGAAATTTGAGGGTTAATGGCTGACATCTCAACTCTCTGAGTAtgcccacctctcctttctcctagTCACCTGGTCCTTTCTCCCTGCGTGACAGGCGTATGAGGGAACTacaggtttttttggttttgtttgtcttaAATACTGACTGTGACAGGCCCTGATTTCTGCTGACAGGTGCGATGGGCCCACGGAATCCTCTGGCGGTGCGGCTCGAATCCTGCCTCTTTTTGTAGAATGGCAGCTGCCCCTAACCCGACCGGAGCTGGGCGAGTGCCGGAGCCCCATCCTCCCCGCCCTTCCGTGGCTGCCTCTGGGGCATCCCTTACTTCTTTCTCCAGCAGTGTGCGGCCGTGAGCACCCAGCTCCGGTCCACGAGGACACCCGCGCATTGGAACTGGAGGTTATGGAAGAGGGAGACCTGCCAGGGCTGCGAGTCACGCGTGCAGCGGACGCTAGACGCCTCAAGGTCCCCGCGCGTGGTGTTTCCCGGGAGCAACAGCGCCTGCGCGGCTGGGTAGAGAAGCAGGGGGCCGGGGATCAGGGCTCGCCTGGCCGGGGCTGGGTACCGGGTCAGTGGCGAGCTTCACAGGATTGGCCTGTAGGGGGCGCAGCTGGATCGTGAACCGTGGGATAATTAGGGAACCCTATGAACTGGCTGCAGAGAGGCGTGAAAGGGCAAGAGGGGTTAGAACGGAATGGGACGAAGACACCCCAGGactgaggatgga
The nucleotide sequence above comes from Peromyscus maniculatus bairdii isolate BWxNUB_F1_BW_parent chromosome 1, HU_Pman_BW_mat_3.1, whole genome shotgun sequence. Encoded proteins:
- the Klk10 gene encoding kallikrein-10 translates to MRAPLLYFSTASSTLALVKLLLPLLMTQLWAAQALLLPGNTTRGDLEASSVRCTRDSQPWQVSLFHNLQFQCAGVLVDRSWVLTAAHCWRKKPLRARIGDDHLLLFQKEQLRSTKSPVFHPKYQPCSGPILPHRSDEHDLMMLKLSSPVVLTPSVHPVQLPFRCAQPGQECQVAGWGTTAARRVKYNRSLSCSRVTLLSQKQCEVFYPGVITNNMICAGLDRNQDSCQSDSGGPLVCDNTLHGILSWGIYPCGATLHPAVYTEVCKYIPWIQRVIRSP